The following are encoded together in the Microbacterium hatanonis genome:
- a CDS encoding pyridoxal 5'-phosphate synthase, translating into MTNADHASLSGDETLDLPEFDAPPSAPLPLAQRWLAEARERGVREPLSMTLATASADGVVSARTVDVKRIDDRGLVFGSSTESPKGRQLGENPHAALQVYWRETMQQLRFEGRIETLTDGESDALFADRSPKSRAATAVAHQSVPFAGASTLAELIEEADALLDRFGDDVPRPSGWVAYRVVPEAVEFWHGSRDRMHRRLRYVAVGDGWRAERLQP; encoded by the coding sequence ATGACGAACGCCGATCACGCCTCCCTCTCCGGCGACGAGACCCTGGACCTGCCCGAGTTCGACGCTCCGCCTTCGGCGCCCCTCCCCCTCGCCCAGCGCTGGCTCGCCGAGGCCCGCGAGCGCGGCGTGCGCGAGCCGCTGTCGATGACCCTGGCGACCGCCTCCGCCGACGGGGTCGTCTCGGCGCGCACGGTCGACGTGAAGCGCATCGACGACCGGGGCCTCGTGTTCGGCTCCTCCACCGAGAGCCCGAAGGGTCGGCAGCTCGGCGAGAACCCGCACGCGGCGCTCCAGGTGTACTGGCGCGAGACGATGCAGCAGCTGAGGTTCGAGGGACGCATCGAGACGCTGACGGATGGTGAGTCCGACGCGCTGTTCGCCGATCGCTCGCCGAAATCGCGCGCGGCGACCGCGGTGGCGCATCAGTCGGTGCCGTTCGCGGGCGCATCGACGCTCGCCGAGCTGATCGAGGAGGCGGACGCCCTGCTCGACCGCTTCGGCGACGACGTGCCGCGACCGTCGGGGTGGGTCGCCTACCGCGTCGTGCCCGAGGCCGTCGAGTTCTGGCACGGGAGCCGCGATCGCATGCATCGGCGGCTGCGTTACGTCGCGGTCGGCGACGGCTGGCGGGCCGAGCGCCTCCAGCCGTGA
- a CDS encoding YaeQ family protein, whose translation MATGATIHTFDVQLADVDRGVYDELGLRVARHPSETDAYMVTRVLAYCLEFEEGIAFSEGLSSTEEPAVVVRDLTGALQAWIEVGAPDAARLHHGSKLAERVAVYTHRDPAKVAAPWAGKKIHRADELRLVSFDPGFIDRAVTALSRRNTMTVSVTERQLYLELNGETFDTAIHERGIE comes from the coding sequence ATGGCTACCGGCGCGACCATCCACACCTTCGACGTGCAGTTGGCCGACGTCGACCGCGGCGTCTACGACGAACTCGGCCTCCGTGTCGCGCGGCATCCGTCCGAGACGGACGCCTACATGGTGACCCGCGTGCTGGCCTACTGCCTGGAGTTCGAGGAGGGCATCGCCTTCAGCGAGGGGCTCTCGTCGACGGAGGAGCCGGCCGTCGTCGTGCGCGATCTGACCGGTGCACTGCAGGCCTGGATCGAGGTGGGGGCACCGGATGCTGCGCGCCTGCACCACGGGAGCAAGCTCGCCGAGCGCGTCGCCGTCTACACCCACCGCGATCCCGCGAAGGTCGCAGCCCCCTGGGCGGGGAAGAAGATCCATCGCGCCGACGAGCTGCGTCTGGTCAGTTTCGACCCGGGTTTCATCGACCGGGCCGTGACCGCCCTCAGCCGGCGGAACACGATGACCGTCTCGGTGACCGAACGCCAGCTCTATCTCGAGCTCAACGGCGAGACCTTCGACACCGCGATCCACGAGCGCGGCATCGAGTGA
- a CDS encoding ribonuclease H family protein, whose translation MPVSPASESEYTVATDGACKGNPGPAGWAWVGEDGEWAAGSVVKGTNNIGELLGLLRALQHHADVAHLRIQADSKYAIDTYESWMDGHRRRGWKTSTGAPTKNRELLELLIEARDARKAAGLPPAVLEHVRGHAGHLLNSWADNRAVRASLRAAEGVAHEWSSRAGQDRLDVSEMPPRSAEDKPQRR comes from the coding sequence ATGCCCGTCTCCCCCGCTTCCGAGTCCGAATACACCGTCGCGACCGACGGGGCGTGCAAGGGCAACCCCGGACCCGCCGGCTGGGCGTGGGTCGGCGAGGACGGCGAGTGGGCCGCGGGCTCGGTGGTGAAGGGCACGAACAACATCGGTGAGCTGCTCGGCCTGCTGCGCGCACTCCAGCACCACGCCGACGTTGCGCATCTGCGCATCCAGGCCGATTCGAAATACGCGATCGACACGTACGAGTCGTGGATGGACGGCCACCGCCGCCGCGGGTGGAAGACCTCCACCGGCGCTCCCACGAAGAATCGCGAGCTGCTCGAACTGCTCATCGAAGCTCGGGACGCCCGGAAGGCGGCGGGCCTGCCGCCCGCCGTGCTCGAGCACGTGCGCGGCCACGCCGGCCATCTGCTCAACTCGTGGGCCGACAACCGTGCCGTCCGCGCCTCACTGCGCGCCGCCGAGGGCGTCGCACACGAATGGTCGTCGCGCGCCGGTCAAGACCGGCTCGACGTCAGCGAGATGCCGCCGCGCTCCGCCGAAGACAAACCCCAGCGTCGGTGA
- a CDS encoding squalene cyclase encodes MSPDRRTLDWLLDSDPALRWQVERDLTDATPAAWRATRARVTHEGIGAELLSKQDDDGQWAGGAYFPAGFFGSPEQDAPGQPWTATTWSLKDLREWGVDAAALAGTAEKLAKNSRWEYDDLPYWGGEVDVCINSFTLANGAWLGADVSRLVEWFPAHRLADGGWNCEAEEGDSTRSSFHSTLNALRGMLAYEKLTGDTSQRDARHGGEEYLLERRLLRRASTGEPVGAFVTEFIFPNRYRYSALAALDHFREASLHDGTPPDPRLADAIDAVRAARREGGTWAQGTPLPGRTWFAIDEAPEGRPSKWLTLLGTRVLDWWEGSASPSGM; translated from the coding sequence ATGTCCCCCGATCGGCGCACTCTCGACTGGTTGCTCGACTCCGACCCCGCTCTTCGCTGGCAGGTCGAACGCGACCTCACCGACGCAACGCCGGCCGCGTGGCGGGCGACGCGCGCCCGGGTGACCCACGAGGGCATCGGCGCCGAACTGCTGTCGAAGCAGGACGATGACGGCCAATGGGCGGGCGGCGCGTACTTCCCGGCCGGGTTCTTCGGCAGTCCCGAGCAGGACGCACCGGGGCAGCCCTGGACGGCGACGACCTGGTCGCTCAAGGATCTGCGCGAATGGGGCGTGGACGCTGCGGCGCTCGCGGGCACGGCCGAGAAGCTCGCGAAGAACAGCCGGTGGGAGTACGACGATCTGCCGTATTGGGGCGGCGAGGTCGACGTCTGCATCAACTCGTTCACGCTCGCGAACGGGGCGTGGCTCGGCGCCGACGTATCGCGTCTCGTCGAGTGGTTCCCCGCGCACCGGCTCGCCGACGGGGGCTGGAACTGCGAGGCCGAGGAGGGCGATTCCACGCGATCGTCGTTCCACTCGACGCTCAACGCCCTGCGCGGGATGCTCGCGTACGAGAAGCTCACCGGCGACACGAGCCAGCGCGATGCCCGCCATGGCGGCGAGGAGTACCTGCTCGAGCGGCGGCTCCTCCGGCGAGCATCCACGGGCGAGCCCGTCGGTGCGTTCGTCACCGAGTTCATCTTCCCGAACCGCTACCGCTACAGCGCGCTCGCGGCGCTCGACCACTTCCGCGAGGCCTCGCTGCACGACGGCACTCCGCCCGATCCGCGCCTGGCCGACGCGATCGACGCGGTGCGTGCGGCCCGGCGCGAAGGCGGAACGTGGGCGCAGGGCACGCCGTTGCCCGGTCGCACCTGGTTCGCGATCGACGAGGCCCCCGAGGGTCGACCCTCGAAGTGGCTGACCCTTCTCGGCACCCGCGTGCTGGACTGGTGGGAGGGTTCGGCGTCGCCCTCGGGCATGTGA
- a CDS encoding cytochrome C5: MTSPSLDALLDRISESGLLDEPVADNGIVRGRASLDAAGLEVTVNVDPELEEEDEGDSDSPDLDALIGGVTRTLAMSETQWRAVIDAIADEIGEAVADDAVAEQVDLRDDLEATSVVVFADAVLLRFTARRQFPDSRILVQLDSDLEVETVEVEEDAAELDDLADTDE; this comes from the coding sequence ATGACCTCGCCCTCGCTCGACGCCCTCCTCGACCGCATCTCAGAGAGCGGACTGCTCGACGAACCCGTCGCCGACAACGGCATCGTGCGCGGCCGGGCGAGCCTCGACGCCGCCGGCTTGGAAGTGACGGTGAACGTCGACCCCGAGCTCGAGGAGGAGGATGAGGGCGACAGCGACTCCCCGGATCTCGACGCGCTGATCGGCGGGGTCACCCGCACCCTGGCCATGAGCGAGACCCAGTGGCGCGCGGTGATCGACGCGATCGCCGACGAGATCGGCGAGGCCGTCGCCGATGACGCGGTCGCCGAGCAGGTCGATCTGCGCGACGACCTCGAGGCCACCTCGGTCGTCGTCTTCGCCGATGCGGTGCTCCTGCGTTTCACGGCGCGGCGTCAGTTCCCCGACTCGCGCATCCTGGTTCAGCTCGACAGCGACCTCGAGGTCGAGACCGTCGAGGTCGAGGAGGACGCCGCCGAGCTCGACGATCTGGCCGACACCGACGAGTAG
- a CDS encoding NAD(P)H-dependent flavin oxidoreductase encodes MVEQLPIVAAPMAGGPSTPELAVAVAEAGGMPFLAGGYKTPDALASEIARVRGSGHRFGVNLFVPGDSRVEVTAFAAYAEDLRGDAEVYGLSLDPVPVVDDDGWSSKLDLLLAEPVPVVSFTFGLPAASDIAALRRAGTTVWCSVTTAAEAVLAERAGVDGLVVQGSDAGGHSATFDPAGPSRSTDTAALVRSIRTVSVLPLVAAGGVDGPVAVRRLLDAGAERVAVGTLLLRTDEAGTSTAHRAALADPAFTETAITRVFTGRPARALRNGFIDRHERHAIDAYPAVHHLTRGLRQAAAAAGDTDRLHLWAGTGWRKAPTGRAGDVISWLAGRGE; translated from the coding sequence GTGGTGGAGCAGCTTCCGATCGTCGCGGCACCGATGGCGGGTGGCCCGTCCACTCCGGAGTTGGCGGTGGCCGTTGCGGAGGCGGGAGGCATGCCGTTCCTCGCCGGGGGCTACAAGACCCCTGACGCCCTCGCGTCCGAGATCGCCCGGGTGCGGGGAAGCGGGCACCGGTTCGGTGTGAACCTCTTCGTGCCCGGCGACTCCCGTGTCGAGGTCACCGCGTTCGCCGCATACGCGGAGGATCTCCGCGGCGATGCGGAGGTGTACGGGCTCTCACTCGACCCGGTACCCGTCGTGGACGACGACGGCTGGTCCTCGAAACTCGACCTGCTGCTCGCCGAGCCCGTGCCGGTGGTCTCCTTCACCTTCGGGCTTCCCGCTGCATCCGACATCGCCGCGCTGCGTCGGGCCGGGACCACGGTGTGGTGTTCGGTCACGACCGCGGCCGAAGCGGTGCTCGCCGAACGGGCGGGTGTCGACGGACTCGTCGTGCAGGGATCGGACGCCGGTGGCCACAGCGCCACCTTCGACCCGGCTGGTCCGAGCCGCTCCACCGACACGGCAGCGCTCGTGCGCAGCATCCGCACCGTCTCGGTGTTGCCTCTCGTCGCGGCCGGCGGGGTGGACGGGCCCGTCGCGGTTCGACGACTGCTCGACGCCGGGGCCGAGCGGGTCGCCGTCGGCACGCTGCTGCTGCGCACCGACGAGGCGGGCACGTCGACAGCGCACCGCGCAGCGCTCGCCGATCCGGCGTTCACAGAGACCGCGATCACGAGGGTCTTCACCGGCCGCCCGGCCCGGGCGCTGCGCAACGGATTCATCGACCGTCACGAGCGTCACGCGATCGATGCCTACCCGGCGGTGCATCACCTGACGAGAGGCCTGCGGCAGGCCGCCGCGGCCGCGGGCGATACCGACCGGTTGCACCTCTGGGCCGGCACCGGGTGGCGGAAAGCCCCCACCGGGCGGGCGGGCGACGTGATCTCGTGGCTCGCCGGTCGCGGCGAGTGA
- a CDS encoding DUF1653 domain-containing protein: MTIEPGIYEHFKGRRYEVVGVGAHSETEEPFVFYRALYGDYGFWVRPAAMFTEAVERDGYVGPRFFRVA, from the coding sequence ATGACGATCGAGCCGGGCATCTACGAGCACTTCAAGGGTCGTCGCTACGAAGTGGTCGGCGTCGGGGCGCACAGCGAGACCGAGGAGCCGTTCGTGTTCTACCGAGCGCTCTACGGGGACTACGGCTTCTGGGTGCGACCCGCCGCCATGTTCACCGAGGCGGTCGAGCGCGACGGATACGTCGGGCCGCGGTTCTTCCGCGTCGCCTGA
- a CDS encoding HNH endonuclease signature motif containing protein, which translates to MNDTIDALRDLASQLGGVVSGALDAAALRGWSDDEVMAVMDAAAALCRRAEAVIVEAAGEVQNRSDSPVAAERMTTRFGCRNAREFVQRVTRVSGRTAGDYVRAGVAAAPTLSVLTGEVLPARYPAIRAALVDGAVGVDAVVAVAQTLDAATIDSHEARLAADAELAAAARGGGAGGGGLPSADELRLQAQVWAAYLDPDGAEPRDEAAQRKRGVTLGRCRNGLVPLRGDLLPDVAAQLKRAIDAIVHPCAGRVQFADADHDGAEGGEAEFPPDPRTYAQKNHDALATIVTVAARSGELPTIGGAAPTLVVSVRADDLATGEGVGHIDGIEEPVPMSVVRHVGCNGGIYRTTLARNGRIERVEVIDRVFNAHQRRAITLRDGGCIIPGCDVPAAWCEIHHVHEHARGGPTSTDNGVLLCWHHHRTLDTNGWHILMRGGIPEVRGPSWWDPAGTWRSTTKSPTRIRDQFLALRR; encoded by the coding sequence ATGAACGATACGATCGACGCCCTCCGCGACCTCGCGTCGCAGCTGGGCGGGGTCGTGTCCGGAGCGCTCGACGCCGCGGCCCTGCGGGGGTGGTCCGACGACGAGGTGATGGCGGTGATGGATGCTGCGGCAGCCCTGTGCCGACGGGCGGAGGCGGTGATCGTCGAGGCCGCCGGTGAGGTTCAGAACAGATCCGACTCCCCGGTCGCGGCCGAGCGCATGACGACGAGGTTCGGCTGTCGCAACGCTCGTGAGTTCGTGCAACGCGTGACGCGAGTCTCGGGGCGGACGGCCGGCGACTATGTGCGCGCCGGTGTCGCGGCCGCTCCCACCCTCTCCGTGCTCACCGGTGAGGTGCTGCCCGCGCGGTACCCGGCTATACGCGCTGCCCTGGTGGACGGTGCCGTGGGCGTGGACGCGGTCGTCGCCGTGGCGCAGACCCTCGACGCCGCGACGATCGACTCACACGAGGCGCGGCTCGCAGCGGATGCCGAGCTGGCGGCAGCGGCTCGCGGTGGCGGAGCGGGCGGGGGCGGGCTGCCCTCGGCCGACGAGCTGAGGTTGCAGGCGCAGGTGTGGGCTGCCTACCTCGACCCCGACGGTGCCGAGCCCCGCGACGAGGCGGCACAGCGCAAGCGCGGTGTGACCCTCGGGAGGTGTCGCAACGGGCTCGTGCCGCTGCGAGGCGACCTCCTGCCCGATGTCGCCGCGCAGCTGAAGCGGGCGATCGACGCGATCGTCCACCCGTGCGCCGGCCGCGTGCAGTTCGCCGACGCCGACCACGACGGGGCTGAGGGCGGGGAGGCGGAGTTCCCGCCCGATCCGCGAACGTACGCGCAGAAGAACCACGACGCGTTGGCGACGATCGTGACGGTCGCGGCCCGTTCCGGTGAACTCCCCACGATCGGCGGCGCCGCCCCCACCCTCGTCGTGTCGGTGCGAGCCGACGACCTGGCCACCGGTGAGGGGGTGGGGCACATCGACGGGATCGAGGAACCCGTCCCGATGAGCGTTGTGCGCCACGTCGGATGCAACGGCGGCATCTACCGCACCACGCTCGCACGCAACGGCCGCATCGAACGGGTCGAGGTCATCGACCGCGTCTTCAATGCCCACCAACGCCGTGCGATCACCCTCCGGGACGGCGGATGCATCATCCCCGGCTGCGACGTACCGGCCGCGTGGTGCGAGATCCACCACGTTCACGAACACGCCCGCGGCGGACCCACCAGCACCGACAACGGAGTGCTGCTCTGCTGGCATCACCACCGCACCCTCGATACCAACGGCTGGCACATCCTCATGCGCGGCGGCATCCCCGAGGTGCGCGGTCCGAGTTGGTGGGATCCCGCGGGCACGTGGCGCTCGACCACGAAATCTCCCACTCGAATACGCGATCAGTTCCTCGCGCTCCGCCGTTGA
- a CDS encoding RtcB family protein gives MERLTNRLFSWASLIDEKTVDQARTSASMPFIYPHLALMPDAHLGLGATVGSVIPTLGAIMPAAVGVDIGCGMIAVKTQFTRPDLDGRDLAELREQIERSIPLSAGRDNRKIVATAEPRVAELEALAEAAGFNPATYAKHWRNQLGSLGSGNHFIEVSVDESDTVWMFLHSGSRGVGNRIAQHHIKVAQRLAKQWWIDLPNPDLAYLVEGSPEFAAYIRELRWAQRFALLNREEMMDRVANQLGRFLGVAVEEQERINCHHNFTESEMHFGKRVWVSRKGAIMADQGRPGLIPGSMGTASYVVEGKGNPVALNSSPHGAGREYSRSAARKTFTHEQLREAMVGIEYRDTDAFLDEIPAAYKPIDRVMADAADLVSVRHTLRQLVNVKGD, from the coding sequence ATGGAAAGGCTCACGAACCGCTTGTTCTCGTGGGCGAGCCTGATCGACGAGAAGACCGTCGACCAGGCCCGCACCTCGGCGAGCATGCCGTTCATCTACCCCCACCTCGCGCTCATGCCCGACGCCCACCTCGGGCTCGGTGCGACCGTGGGGTCGGTCATCCCGACGCTCGGGGCCATCATGCCCGCGGCCGTCGGAGTGGACATCGGATGCGGCATGATCGCCGTGAAGACCCAGTTCACCCGCCCCGACCTGGACGGGCGCGATCTGGCCGAGCTGCGCGAGCAGATCGAGCGGTCGATCCCGCTGTCGGCGGGGCGCGACAACCGCAAGATCGTCGCCACGGCCGAGCCGCGCGTGGCGGAGCTCGAAGCGCTCGCCGAGGCGGCCGGCTTCAACCCGGCCACCTACGCCAAGCACTGGCGCAACCAGCTCGGGTCGCTGGGCAGCGGCAACCACTTCATCGAAGTGTCGGTCGATGAGAGCGACACGGTGTGGATGTTCCTCCACTCGGGATCGCGGGGCGTGGGCAACAGGATCGCACAGCACCACATCAAGGTCGCGCAGCGGCTGGCGAAGCAGTGGTGGATCGATCTGCCGAACCCCGACCTCGCCTACCTCGTAGAAGGGTCGCCGGAGTTCGCGGCGTACATCCGGGAGCTCCGGTGGGCGCAGCGGTTCGCACTCCTCAACCGCGAGGAGATGATGGACCGCGTCGCGAACCAGCTCGGCCGCTTCCTCGGGGTCGCGGTCGAGGAGCAGGAGCGCATCAACTGCCACCACAACTTCACCGAGTCGGAGATGCACTTCGGCAAGCGCGTGTGGGTGTCTCGAAAGGGCGCGATCATGGCCGACCAGGGTCGCCCCGGGCTGATCCCCGGGTCGATGGGCACGGCGTCGTACGTGGTCGAGGGCAAGGGCAACCCGGTGGCGTTGAACTCCTCGCCGCACGGTGCGGGGCGCGAGTACTCGCGGTCGGCCGCGCGGAAGACCTTCACGCACGAGCAGCTGCGCGAGGCCATGGTCGGGATCGAATACCGCGACACCGACGCGTTCCTCGACGAGATCCCGGCGGCGTACAAGCCGATCGACCGGGTGATGGCGGATGCTGCCGACCTCGTGTCGGTGCGGCACACGCTGCGTCAGCTGGTGAACGTCAAGGGCGACTGA
- a CDS encoding IclR family transcriptional regulator: MTASDAPASPAKSKSASGAETGRKLLRLLMCFSGTRPSWSVAALAAELDLTMSTAYRYVGLLKEEGFLVLGHDSTYQVAERATSLVDAYLATRAGLVDVALPIMTRLRDEIGETVLLARRVGDFAFCIDRVESLESVRLQFDRGQAMSLHSGSMPRLLLSYMPDRERRRYLARARPLVTPERLPLLSDEALAAIAAEGSTESMEEIDDQIWGAAAVIQRPDDEPVVIGAAGPVYRLDRAARVRARALLVDAAADITAEIATR, encoded by the coding sequence ATGACCGCTTCCGATGCACCTGCTTCCCCGGCGAAGAGCAAATCCGCAAGCGGCGCCGAGACGGGGCGGAAGCTGCTCCGGCTCCTCATGTGCTTCAGCGGCACGCGCCCCTCCTGGTCGGTCGCGGCACTGGCCGCCGAACTCGATCTGACGATGTCGACGGCATACCGATACGTCGGTCTCCTCAAGGAGGAGGGCTTCCTCGTGCTCGGCCACGACAGCACTTACCAGGTGGCAGAGCGCGCGACCTCCTTGGTGGACGCCTACCTCGCCACCCGCGCGGGGCTGGTCGATGTCGCGCTGCCGATCATGACGCGCCTGCGCGACGAGATCGGCGAGACGGTGCTGCTCGCACGACGGGTCGGCGACTTCGCGTTCTGCATCGATCGGGTGGAGTCCCTGGAGTCCGTCCGCCTCCAGTTCGACCGTGGGCAGGCCATGTCGCTGCACTCCGGCAGCATGCCGCGCCTGCTGTTGTCCTACATGCCCGACCGGGAGCGACGACGATACCTCGCGAGAGCGCGGCCGCTGGTTACGCCCGAGCGCCTCCCTCTCCTCTCCGACGAGGCTCTCGCCGCCATCGCAGCCGAAGGCAGCACCGAGAGCATGGAGGAGATCGACGACCAGATCTGGGGTGCTGCCGCAGTCATCCAACGTCCCGACGACGAGCCCGTCGTCATCGGCGCCGCCGGCCCGGTCTACCGCCTCGACCGTGCCGCTCGCGTCCGGGCCAGAGCGCTCCTGGTCGACGCCGCCGCCGACATCACCGCCGAAATCGCCACCCGCTAG
- a CDS encoding carbon-nitrogen hydrolase family protein, translated as MTTVRFAAAQFYSGTDVAENIALTVRWLRAAAEAGAQVVVTPENSNRVRDFTDRAGAWQHAETLDGAYVTGVRRACADLGIAAAVGVDLRGEHEPDVHICSVLIGSDGEILKVHRKHIFWDYEYTLFVPGTEPVEAVDTPFGRVGLLMCADGIVPEVPRLLALDGAQVLLNSLNSRGPDEHRLHVPQRALENRVWHVSANTVGGPADAYPWMGGSQIVDPDGETHAAAAEMGEEMVFADVELERADDKVAPGRGDLFAVRRPDLYGELTWDVADVPAAAMYGPAGEMPSHLVAVAPLQVSWFHNREWTVTRAIGQIAYAASRSIQLGVLPEMFCFERGEVARDPREAARVSAEVLQRLRDAARQYRLHVVANLVESDGDALYSTAWLIGPDGGDLLRYRRAHLDDADATWAVPGDDIAVAQTRIGRIGLMIGTEVWLPEMARLLTLEGAEIIAHPTDWDRAEAATTAAVQRTEENRVHLVSSTRLDNAAGLGSQVVESDEFVPGQPIALMRFPTAWTCRHGFEEQMRVELDLRGSNSKVQGHHLDPVATRQPDLYRAFTRPHTK; from the coding sequence ATGACGACGGTACGGTTTGCGGCCGCGCAGTTCTACTCCGGCACCGACGTCGCCGAGAACATCGCACTCACGGTGCGGTGGCTTCGAGCCGCCGCCGAGGCGGGCGCGCAGGTCGTCGTGACCCCCGAGAACTCCAACCGCGTCCGCGACTTCACCGATCGTGCGGGTGCGTGGCAGCACGCTGAGACCCTCGACGGCGCGTACGTGACAGGTGTGCGCCGCGCGTGCGCGGATCTGGGAATCGCAGCGGCCGTCGGCGTCGATCTGCGCGGAGAGCACGAACCCGACGTGCACATCTGCTCGGTGCTCATCGGCTCCGATGGCGAGATACTCAAGGTGCATCGCAAGCACATCTTCTGGGACTACGAGTACACGCTCTTCGTGCCCGGCACGGAGCCGGTCGAAGCCGTCGACACACCGTTCGGTCGTGTCGGACTGCTGATGTGCGCCGACGGCATCGTCCCCGAGGTACCGAGACTGCTCGCGCTCGACGGCGCGCAGGTGCTGCTGAACTCCCTCAACAGCCGAGGGCCCGATGAGCACCGCCTGCACGTGCCGCAGCGCGCGCTCGAGAACCGGGTCTGGCACGTCTCGGCCAACACGGTCGGTGGCCCGGCAGACGCCTATCCGTGGATGGGCGGCTCTCAGATCGTCGATCCGGACGGTGAGACGCACGCCGCCGCCGCCGAGATGGGTGAGGAGATGGTCTTCGCCGACGTCGAACTCGAGCGGGCCGACGACAAGGTGGCGCCGGGGCGCGGAGACCTGTTCGCCGTGCGCCGTCCTGATCTCTACGGTGAGCTGACCTGGGATGTCGCGGACGTACCCGCGGCCGCGATGTACGGCCCCGCCGGCGAGATGCCGTCGCATCTCGTGGCGGTCGCGCCCCTGCAGGTCTCGTGGTTCCACAATCGAGAGTGGACGGTGACCCGCGCGATCGGGCAGATCGCATACGCCGCCTCGCGCTCCATCCAGTTGGGCGTGCTGCCGGAGATGTTCTGCTTCGAACGTGGCGAGGTCGCCCGCGACCCGCGCGAGGCTGCACGGGTGAGCGCCGAAGTCCTGCAACGCCTGCGCGATGCGGCTCGCCAGTACCGTCTGCACGTGGTGGCGAATCTCGTCGAGTCGGACGGAGACGCGCTGTATTCGACCGCGTGGTTGATCGGACCGGACGGCGGAGATCTTCTGCGCTACCGGAGGGCGCATCTCGACGACGCAGATGCGACGTGGGCCGTCCCCGGCGACGACATCGCCGTCGCCCAGACGCGGATCGGACGTATAGGACTGATGATCGGCACCGAGGTCTGGCTCCCGGAGATGGCGCGCCTGCTGACCTTGGAAGGCGCGGAGATCATCGCTCATCCGACCGACTGGGACCGCGCGGAGGCCGCGACCACGGCCGCCGTGCAACGCACGGAGGAGAACCGCGTGCACCTGGTGTCCAGCACCCGGCTCGACAACGCCGCGGGTCTGGGGAGTCAGGTCGTCGAGTCGGACGAGTTCGTGCCAGGGCAGCCCATCGCCCTGATGCGCTTCCCGACAGCGTGGACCTGCCGGCATGGATTCGAGGAGCAGATGCGTGTGGAGCTGGATCTCCGCGGCTCGAACAGCAAGGTCCAAGGCCACCACCTCGACCCGGTCGCTACTCGGCAGCCCGACCTCTACCGCGCCTTCACGCGACCCCACACGAAATGA